The following are from one region of the Bacillus methanolicus MGA3 genome:
- a CDS encoding AzlD domain-containing protein: MKIEIVWMIIGMGIVTYIPRMLPFVLFKGKELPAFVQGVLKNVPYATLGALIFPGILFIQDDMWYGVVGAAAACIAAFLGANVIVVVLGSIAVLTVYSYFI, from the coding sequence TTGAAAATTGAAATCGTTTGGATGATCATCGGAATGGGAATTGTCACATATATCCCGCGAATGCTTCCGTTTGTCTTATTTAAAGGAAAAGAGCTCCCTGCATTTGTACAGGGGGTATTAAAAAACGTCCCTTATGCTACTCTTGGTGCGCTTATTTTTCCGGGAATCTTATTTATTCAAGATGATATGTGGTACGGCGTAGTTGGTGCTGCAGCTGCTTGTATTGCAGCATTCCTTGGTGCAAATGTGATTGTAGTTGTTCTTGGATCGATTGCCGTTCTAACCGTTTATTCGTACTTTATTTAA
- a CDS encoding ABC transporter substrate-binding protein codes for MKRGLKAIAAAGLISTLILSACGKSESANGDGKDKGKNDKTFKVGVTQIVEHPSLDAAYQGFKKALKDKGLKVEYDVQIAQGDQNNNQTIANNFVSDGVDLIFANSTPSAQGALNATKEIPIVFTSVTDPVGAGLVKSMDKPGGNITGTTDTHPDAIPNTVKFITENFKGKNIGVIYNAGEQNSVSQIKIVKNALKKTNVKLVEATVSTSSEVKQAAESLVGKAGVIYIITDNTVVSALESVIKVANDNDIPLFVGELDSVKRGGFAAYGFDYFDIGYEAGEMAAKILKGEKKPSELPVQYPQKLKLLINKKAAKEMNIKIKDEWKNIAEFTE; via the coding sequence ATGAAGAGAGGTTTAAAAGCGATTGCCGCAGCGGGACTCATTAGCACTCTCATTTTAAGCGCTTGCGGAAAGAGTGAAAGTGCAAATGGAGACGGCAAAGATAAAGGGAAAAATGATAAAACATTCAAGGTCGGGGTAACTCAAATTGTCGAACATCCTTCGCTTGACGCCGCATATCAAGGTTTTAAGAAAGCATTGAAAGATAAGGGGCTAAAGGTCGAATACGATGTTCAAATTGCCCAAGGAGACCAAAACAATAACCAGACGATTGCCAATAATTTTGTCAGTGACGGCGTTGATTTAATTTTTGCAAATTCTACTCCAAGTGCGCAAGGGGCATTAAATGCAACGAAAGAAATTCCGATTGTATTTACTTCAGTGACAGATCCGGTTGGAGCAGGCCTTGTAAAATCAATGGATAAACCAGGTGGAAATATTACCGGGACCACTGATACACATCCTGATGCCATTCCGAATACAGTCAAATTCATCACTGAAAACTTCAAAGGAAAAAATATCGGGGTTATCTATAATGCCGGTGAACAGAACTCCGTATCACAAATTAAAATTGTAAAAAATGCATTAAAGAAAACAAATGTGAAACTCGTTGAAGCTACCGTTTCCACTTCTTCTGAGGTTAAGCAAGCAGCCGAATCACTCGTAGGAAAAGCGGGCGTCATTTATATTATTACCGACAATACGGTTGTTTCCGCTTTGGAATCCGTTATTAAAGTAGCAAATGACAATGATATTCCGTTATTTGTAGGTGAGCTTGATTCAGTGAAACGAGGCGGTTTTGCCGCTTACGGATTTGATTATTTTGATATCGGATATGAAGCTGGCGAGATGGCGGCAAAAATATTGAAAGGAGAGAAAAAACCTAGCGAACTGCCTGTTCAATATCCGCAAAAGCTGAAACTATTAATCAATAAAAAAGCAGCAAAAGAAATGAACATTAAAATCAAAGATGAATGGAAAAACATCGCTGAATTCACAGAATAG
- a CDS encoding AzlC family ABC transporter permease: MAEITLSKQSSEFRKGIQAGISIAIGYFPIALTFGLLAKTNGLTVGETIMMSLLVYAGASQYMSLSLLSMGTGIFEIVLTTFIVNIRHFLMAASLNEKSEDDHILNKMIYSFGITDETFSVAATKEGTVTTGYLFGLFSISYASWVINSGIGHVIGASLPQTLQESMSIALYAMFIGLLVPSMKKSVKVIFLAAFSAIFNSIFAFTQILSSGWAIVLATLLSAVIIEAIDTWRGKQRRNFIEN, from the coding sequence ATGGCGGAAATAACATTAAGCAAGCAATCATCTGAATTCAGGAAGGGAATTCAAGCGGGCATCAGCATTGCAATTGGATACTTTCCAATTGCCTTGACGTTTGGACTTCTTGCCAAAACTAACGGTTTGACAGTAGGTGAAACCATCATGATGAGCCTGCTTGTGTATGCCGGTGCCTCTCAATATATGTCATTAAGCCTTTTATCAATGGGAACGGGAATATTTGAAATTGTGTTGACAACATTTATTGTGAATATCAGGCATTTTCTCATGGCGGCTTCGTTGAATGAAAAAAGTGAGGACGACCATATACTAAATAAAATGATTTATTCCTTTGGTATTACAGATGAAACATTTTCTGTCGCGGCAACAAAAGAGGGTACTGTAACGACGGGTTATTTGTTCGGTTTGTTTTCAATCTCTTATGCAAGTTGGGTCATTAATTCGGGAATTGGCCATGTGATTGGAGCGAGCCTTCCGCAAACTTTGCAGGAGAGCATGTCGATCGCTCTTTATGCGATGTTTATCGGACTTCTTGTACCATCAATGAAAAAGAGTGTCAAAGTAATTTTTTTAGCAGCCTTTTCAGCGATCTTTAACAGTATCTTTGCATTTACACAAATTCTTTCATCGGGATGGGCGATTGTTTTGGCTACTCTTTTATCAGCTGTCATAATCGAGGCAATTGATACATGGAGAGGCAAACAGAGGAGGAATTTTATTGAAAATTGA
- a CDS encoding helix-turn-helix domain-containing protein: MENIQKIIAKNLKMIRKTRGISLDRAAEATGVSKAMLSQIERGESNPTVTTLWKIATGLQVSFSSIIREEPSEVVFVSMQDVDPVIENNGEYRVYSIFPFDPRKKFEIYIIELDPGCCHVSDPHNEGIEEYITVMSGCLKMKINSETFLVNAGSSIRFTANKPHTYSNPGADIVRYQLVMYYP, encoded by the coding sequence ATGGAAAACATTCAAAAAATTATTGCGAAAAACTTAAAAATGATTCGAAAAACCCGGGGAATAAGCCTTGATCGCGCAGCAGAAGCAACCGGAGTGAGCAAAGCAATGCTTAGCCAAATTGAGCGTGGCGAATCAAACCCAACTGTTACGACTCTCTGGAAAATTGCCACCGGCCTTCAGGTTTCTTTTTCCTCGATTATTCGGGAAGAGCCATCAGAAGTCGTTTTTGTTTCAATGCAAGATGTTGATCCAGTCATTGAGAATAATGGCGAGTACCGGGTTTACTCTATTTTTCCTTTCGACCCGCGAAAAAAGTTCGAGATTTATATTATTGAACTTGATCCAGGATGCTGTCATGTTTCAGACCCGCATAATGAAGGGATTGAAGAATATATTACCGTCATGTCTGGCTGCCTTAAAATGAAAATTAACAGTGAAACATTTCTCGTAAATGCGGGGAGTTCAATCCGTTTTACAGCCAACAAACCACATACATATTCCAATCCAGGAGCCGATATCGTACGATATCAGTTAGTCATGTACTATCCGTAA
- a CDS encoding MBL fold metallo-hydrolase, protein MKLTVIGCWGGYPKANEASTGYLLEHNGFHLLIDCGSGVLSKLQTMIEPEKINAVILSHYHPDHIADIGVLQHARLIQGLLGKNMDNLPIYAHSLDQQEFQKLTYKNITKGIAYDPEETLTVGPFTIHFLLTDHPVPCYAMRIEADGKSIVYTADTSYKEEFVPFTKGADVLLCECNFYKDQNGKNAGHMNSHDAGTLAKLTDVKNLILTHLPHYGEIERLKEEAAEIFPGSISLASEGLTITL, encoded by the coding sequence GTGAAATTAACAGTTATAGGCTGCTGGGGCGGCTATCCCAAAGCAAATGAAGCAAGCACCGGCTATTTGCTTGAACATAATGGTTTTCATTTGCTTATTGATTGCGGAAGCGGTGTGTTGTCCAAATTGCAAACCATGATTGAACCGGAAAAGATCAATGCGGTTATCTTATCTCATTATCATCCCGACCATATTGCCGATATCGGGGTTCTTCAGCATGCAAGGCTCATCCAGGGATTACTAGGCAAGAATATGGACAACTTGCCAATCTATGCACATTCATTAGATCAGCAGGAGTTTCAAAAATTAACGTATAAAAATATTACAAAAGGAATTGCTTATGATCCTGAAGAAACGCTTACGGTTGGACCGTTTACCATACATTTTTTACTAACAGATCACCCCGTACCATGCTATGCCATGCGGATTGAGGCAGATGGAAAATCGATTGTCTACACTGCAGATACTTCCTATAAAGAAGAATTTGTTCCATTTACAAAAGGGGCAGATGTACTTCTTTGCGAGTGCAATTTTTATAAAGACCAGAATGGAAAAAATGCCGGGCATATGAACAGTCATGATGCCGGAACACTGGCAAAATTAACTGATGTCAAAAACCTGATTCTAACTCACCTTCCACACTATGGAGAGATCGAACGTCTAAAAGAAGAAGCTGCTGAAATCTTTCCAGGCAGTATCAGCCTAGCGAGCGAAGGCTTAACCATTACTTTATAA
- a CDS encoding YhgE/Pip domain-containing protein codes for MKNFLLKEELWAIIKDKKLLIPILAVLFIPIIYSGMFLWAFWDPYGHLDKLPVAVVNEDKGAMFEGEQLKLGDKLVSKLKDRKDFNFIFVGKEEGYKKLKDQEFYMLIEIPKDFSENATTLMDENPKKLDLIYVPNESYNFLSAQMGKSAIERIKSSISKEITKTYAETMFDKVAKLSDGMKAASKGAVKLSDGAKELSSGSKTLHESLVTLAEKSIQFNNGMNEANKGSKEVADGAASLSSGLSQLLEGHHKLENAANELKTGSESLASGMSQANKGIQKAEQSIPQLVNGTEKLQTGAKTLSSSLKQWQTGAESAARGAKQLNDGTVLLESNLKAILPMLPPEKKKSLEAALNSLKQGSTELANGTGQLANSAGQLATGADTLSQQLGTLKSGQQQLQSGMSQLAKAGTELETGANKIAAGQKKFALGMITFGNKFSEAKDGAVRLAQGASKLAGGMNQLTDGSSQLASGSGMLEKGAQKIANGNTKIYKGNSELAGKLAEGAKKASSINADEKTYNMMAEPVKVKNEKLNKVPNYGTGIAPYFLSLGLFVGALMLTIVYPLRDPVVVPRNGIGWFFGKFGVMAAAGIIQALISDSILLGVLGLEVKSVPLFVLFSIITSLAFVTLIQFFVTLFGDPGRFIAIIILILQLTTSAGTFPLELIPEFLQPFHNFLPMTYSVAGFRAVISSGNFSFMWENIMMLLIFALVFITGTMGYFHIIYKRRYSAME; via the coding sequence ATGAAAAATTTTTTATTAAAAGAAGAGTTATGGGCTATTATTAAGGACAAAAAACTTCTGATTCCAATACTTGCTGTCTTATTTATTCCCATTATATACAGCGGCATGTTTTTATGGGCCTTTTGGGACCCATACGGACATTTAGACAAACTTCCTGTGGCCGTTGTCAACGAAGACAAAGGGGCAATGTTTGAAGGGGAACAATTAAAGCTTGGTGATAAGTTAGTATCTAAACTTAAGGACAGAAAAGATTTTAACTTTATCTTTGTTGGAAAAGAGGAAGGTTATAAGAAACTTAAAGATCAGGAATTTTACATGCTTATTGAAATTCCTAAAGACTTTTCGGAGAACGCAACTACTTTAATGGATGAAAATCCAAAAAAATTGGATCTCATTTATGTTCCTAATGAAAGCTATAACTTTTTATCTGCTCAGATGGGCAAATCTGCCATAGAGCGAATAAAGAGTTCCATATCAAAAGAGATAACCAAAACGTATGCAGAGACAATGTTTGATAAAGTCGCTAAGCTTTCAGATGGAATGAAGGCAGCTAGCAAAGGTGCAGTAAAATTAAGTGATGGTGCTAAAGAGTTAAGCAGTGGTTCTAAAACACTTCATGAAAGTCTTGTTACATTAGCTGAAAAATCAATTCAGTTTAATAATGGAATGAATGAAGCAAATAAAGGGTCTAAAGAAGTTGCAGATGGAGCTGCTTCTTTATCATCTGGTCTATCTCAGCTGTTGGAAGGGCATCATAAACTGGAAAATGCAGCAAATGAACTGAAAACCGGTTCTGAATCGCTCGCTTCAGGGATGAGTCAAGCAAACAAAGGGATTCAAAAGGCAGAACAGAGCATTCCACAATTGGTAAATGGGACAGAAAAGCTTCAAACAGGTGCAAAAACTTTATCGTCTTCATTAAAGCAATGGCAAACCGGAGCTGAAAGTGCAGCTCGAGGTGCTAAGCAATTAAATGATGGAACAGTGTTATTAGAAAGTAATTTAAAGGCGATCTTGCCAATGCTGCCTCCAGAGAAGAAAAAGTCTTTGGAAGCAGCATTGAACAGTTTAAAACAAGGAAGTACTGAATTAGCTAATGGCACTGGCCAGCTTGCGAACTCCGCTGGACAGCTGGCAACAGGTGCTGATACATTGTCACAGCAGCTTGGAACATTAAAATCAGGCCAGCAGCAGCTGCAATCGGGAATGTCGCAACTTGCTAAGGCTGGGACTGAGCTAGAAACAGGCGCCAACAAGATTGCAGCCGGCCAGAAAAAGTTTGCGTTAGGAATGATAACATTTGGAAATAAATTCTCTGAGGCAAAAGATGGGGCTGTACGGTTAGCACAAGGTGCATCCAAATTGGCCGGAGGGATGAATCAGCTAACTGACGGATCGAGCCAATTGGCCAGCGGTTCCGGAATGCTGGAAAAAGGAGCACAGAAAATTGCCAATGGTAATACAAAGATTTATAAAGGCAACAGCGAACTGGCTGGAAAACTGGCAGAGGGCGCAAAAAAAGCTTCATCAATCAATGCTGATGAAAAAACTTATAATATGATGGCAGAACCGGTGAAAGTAAAAAATGAAAAATTAAATAAAGTACCGAACTATGGTACAGGTATTGCTCCATATTTTTTATCACTTGGTTTATTCGTTGGTGCACTAATGTTAACAATTGTCTATCCATTAAGGGACCCTGTAGTCGTTCCACGAAATGGAATTGGCTGGTTTTTTGGAAAGTTTGGAGTAATGGCCGCAGCCGGAATTATCCAAGCCCTTATTTCAGATTCTATTTTGCTTGGTGTTTTAGGGCTTGAAGTGAAAAGCGTTCCGTTATTTGTGCTCTTTTCTATTATTACAAGCCTTGCATTTGTAACACTTATTCAGTTTTTTGTTACATTGTTTGGCGATCCTGGACGATTCATCGCAATTATTATTCTTATTCTTCAATTAACAACAAGTGCCGGAACGTTCCCGCTTGAATTGATTCCGGAATTCTTGCAGCCATTTCATAATTTCCTGCCTATGACATATTCAGTAGCAGGATTTAGGGCAGTCATCTCAAGCGGAAATTTCAGCTTTATGTGGGAAAACATTATGATGCTGCTTATTTTTGCACTTGTATTTATTACAGGTACAATGGGATACTTTCATATCATCTATAAGCGCCGCTATAGCGCTATGGAGTAA
- a CDS encoding enoyl-CoA hydratase-related protein: MAAVLAEVSNFVATVTINRADALNAFNYETLIELQDIVEQLRNDPEVRVVIFTGSGEKAFSVGADLKERKTLSDAAVKRNIYKINEVFNMIDQLPQPTIAAINGYAFGGGMELALACDFRIAAKGISMGLTETSLAIIPGAGGTQRLPRLIGQSKALELILTAKRLTADEANEYGLLYKVTEKESLMSECRKLAELMLANGPVAIMQAKFAIKNGMNADLQTGLQIERKAYETTIPTEDRLEALQAFSEKRKPNFKGK; this comes from the coding sequence ATGGCTGCTGTTTTGGCGGAGGTTAGCAATTTTGTTGCGACGGTGACGATTAATCGTGCTGATGCGCTAAATGCATTTAACTATGAAACTCTTATTGAACTTCAAGACATTGTGGAGCAATTGCGGAATGATCCAGAAGTGCGAGTGGTTATTTTTACCGGTTCCGGAGAAAAAGCATTCAGCGTCGGAGCTGATTTAAAAGAAAGAAAAACACTGTCAGATGCCGCGGTTAAACGAAATATCTATAAAATAAATGAAGTTTTTAACATGATTGACCAGCTTCCGCAGCCAACCATTGCGGCCATTAACGGATATGCTTTTGGCGGAGGCATGGAGTTAGCTTTGGCATGTGATTTCCGAATTGCGGCGAAAGGGATTTCAATGGGATTGACTGAAACCAGCCTTGCCATCATCCCAGGAGCGGGAGGAACGCAAAGGCTTCCTCGCTTAATTGGCCAATCAAAAGCACTTGAGCTGATTCTCACTGCAAAGCGTCTTACTGCAGATGAAGCGAATGAATACGGCCTCTTATATAAAGTAACAGAAAAAGAATCGCTGATGTCGGAATGCAGAAAACTTGCGGAATTAATGCTTGCAAATGGGCCGGTAGCTATAATGCAGGCGAAATTCGCAATAAAAAACGGGATGAACGCTGACTTGCAAACCGGTTTGCAAATTGAAAGAAAAGCATACGAAACAACGATCCCGACAGAAGATAGACTCGAAGCTCTGCAGGCATTCAGTGAAAAAAGAAAACCAAATTTCAAAGGAAAATAA
- a CDS encoding ABC transporter ATP-binding protein — MLQLKQIYKVFNEGTPDEKIALNMVNLNLSPGDFVTVIGSNGAGKSTLMNVISGKLIPDLGEVWIDGKDITFEKEHKRAKWIGRVFQDPMAGTAPSMTIEENLAIAYARTATRGLGRGVSKKRREFFKEKLESLHLGLENRLQAKAGLLSGGERQALSLLMATFTEPKILLLDEHTAALDPARAELITELTKQIVKEYNLTTIMVTHNMQQALELGNRLIMMDKGQIIFEASSEEKQSLTVEKLLLEFQRIRGEKMASDKAVLI; from the coding sequence TTGCTGCAATTAAAACAGATATATAAAGTCTTTAATGAAGGAACACCGGACGAAAAAATTGCTCTTAATATGGTGAATTTGAATTTGTCACCTGGGGATTTTGTGACGGTAATCGGCAGCAACGGGGCTGGCAAATCTACTTTAATGAATGTTATTTCCGGCAAGCTTATTCCCGATTTAGGGGAAGTTTGGATTGATGGGAAAGACATTACCTTTGAAAAAGAGCACAAACGGGCAAAATGGATCGGCCGGGTATTCCAGGATCCAATGGCCGGTACTGCACCATCGATGACAATTGAAGAAAACCTTGCCATCGCATATGCAAGAACGGCAACACGCGGGCTTGGAAGAGGCGTTTCAAAAAAACGCCGGGAATTCTTCAAAGAAAAGCTTGAAAGCCTTCATCTTGGACTGGAAAACAGGCTTCAGGCGAAAGCAGGTCTGTTATCAGGAGGGGAAAGGCAGGCGCTGTCATTATTAATGGCGACCTTTACCGAACCTAAAATTCTCCTCCTTGATGAACACACGGCCGCTCTTGATCCGGCGCGTGCAGAACTTATTACAGAATTAACAAAGCAGATTGTGAAAGAATACAATTTGACAACGATTATGGTGACGCATAATATGCAGCAGGCACTTGAACTCGGAAATCGTTTGATCATGATGGATAAAGGCCAGATTATTTTCGAAGCAAGTTCAGAAGAAAAACAATCTTTGACCGTTGAAAAGCTTTTATTAGAGTTCCAGCGGATCCGCGGTGAAAAGATGGCGAGCGACAAAGCTGTTTTAATTTAA
- the yhfH gene encoding protein YhfH, whose protein sequence is MIENILEFFKNLPSKKCTECGETIEEQHECYGNKCDKCLGLLDM, encoded by the coding sequence ATGATTGAAAACATCTTGGAATTTTTTAAAAATTTGCCGTCAAAAAAGTGTACTGAATGTGGAGAGACGATTGAAGAACAGCATGAATGTTACGGAAATAAATGTGATAAGTGTTTAGGTTTATTAGATATGTAA
- a CDS encoding ABC transporter permease, translating to MPTAIFGAVEAGAMYALMALGVYLSFRILDFPDLTVDGSFVTGASVAAVLIVDGVNPFLATAVALLVGFLAGCLTGLLHTKGKINALLSGILMMIALYSINLRIMGKSNVPLLAKDTVMTIITDFWKKLGIDEALNGIGFAPKTWGILIVMLILAFIVKFLIDLFLKTDLGLALRATGDNETMIRSFAANTDFLKVLGLGLSNALVAFSGALIAQYNGFSDVGMGIGMIVIGLASVIIGEAVFGAKNVARATLSVIGGAILYRIIVTLALRVEFLETGDMKLITALIVITALIVPKIWAQQKENQRKKRRQLEARQKEAYATKKRGEDFAAIKTDI from the coding sequence ATGCCTACCGCAATTTTCGGTGCTGTAGAAGCGGGTGCCATGTACGCACTGATGGCTCTAGGGGTTTACCTCTCATTTAGAATTTTGGATTTTCCTGATTTAACGGTTGACGGAAGCTTTGTCACCGGTGCGTCTGTAGCGGCGGTTTTAATTGTTGACGGTGTAAATCCTTTTCTTGCAACAGCTGTTGCATTGTTAGTTGGCTTTCTTGCCGGCTGCTTGACAGGCCTTCTCCACACAAAGGGGAAAATTAACGCCCTGCTTTCAGGTATTTTAATGATGATAGCCCTTTATTCTATCAATCTTCGAATAATGGGGAAATCTAATGTGCCGCTTCTTGCAAAAGACACTGTCATGACAATAATTACAGATTTCTGGAAGAAACTTGGAATTGATGAAGCGTTGAATGGAATAGGTTTCGCGCCTAAAACGTGGGGTATTCTTATCGTCATGCTGATTCTTGCTTTCATTGTAAAATTCTTAATTGATCTGTTTTTAAAAACAGATCTTGGACTCGCTCTTAGAGCAACAGGTGACAATGAAACAATGATTCGCAGTTTTGCAGCAAATACTGACTTTTTAAAAGTGCTCGGGCTCGGTTTATCCAATGCGCTAGTTGCATTTTCCGGTGCGTTAATCGCTCAGTACAACGGATTTAGCGATGTTGGCATGGGAATTGGCATGATTGTGATTGGGCTTGCTTCTGTCATTATCGGTGAAGCGGTGTTCGGTGCCAAAAATGTAGCAAGAGCCACTTTATCTGTCATTGGAGGCGCAATCCTCTATCGGATTATTGTCACACTTGCATTAAGAGTGGAATTTCTCGAAACAGGCGATATGAAATTAATTACCGCTTTAATTGTAATAACAGCATTAATTGTTCCGAAAATATGGGCACAGCAAAAAGAAAATCAGCGCAAGAAAAGAAGACAGCTTGAAGCAAGGCAAAAAGAAGCATATGCGACAAAAAAGCGTGGTGAAGATTTTGCTGCAATTAAAACAGATATATAA
- a CDS encoding TetR/AcrR family transcriptional regulator, with amino-acid sequence MDRKQLIIEAATKSFSLFGYKATTMDQVAKLANVGKGTIYTFFKNKEELFDEIISTLIKEMKNAAESSFDSSLSFHENVHRALFKILEFRRKHQLTIKLFEEEKEMGTPAVMDVMEKMETAILNYIKEKVATAIESGEIKKCDPELTAFVMFKLYIALIFDWEKKHKPLEKEEIAELFEQYIFKGLSN; translated from the coding sequence ATGGATCGAAAGCAGTTAATTATTGAAGCGGCGACCAAATCATTTTCTTTGTTTGGTTATAAAGCAACAACGATGGATCAGGTTGCAAAACTTGCCAATGTTGGAAAAGGAACGATTTACACATTTTTCAAAAATAAAGAGGAACTGTTTGATGAAATTATTAGCACATTAATTAAGGAAATGAAAAATGCTGCAGAGAGTTCGTTTGATTCGTCCCTTTCGTTTCATGAAAATGTTCATCGTGCCCTTTTTAAAATTCTCGAATTTCGACGAAAGCATCAGCTAACGATCAAACTTTTTGAAGAAGAAAAAGAGATGGGAACACCCGCGGTTATGGATGTAATGGAAAAAATGGAGACCGCTATTTTAAATTATATTAAAGAAAAGGTTGCTACAGCCATTGAATCAGGGGAAATAAAGAAATGCGATCCTGAGTTAACAGCTTTTGTCATGTTTAAATTGTACATCGCGTTAATCTTTGATTGGGAAAAGAAACATAAGCCGTTGGAGAAGGAAGAAATCGCAGAGCTGTTTGAGCAATATATTTTTAAAGGATTATCGAATTAG